The Sulfurimonas sp. HSL3-2 genome segment AAAGACTTTGCCGGTTACATGGTAGATGACCTTATGATGTGCATCGCCGATAAGAATGCTAAGTTCCTGCACTGTCTTCCTGCTTACAGAGGACAAGAGGTAAGTGAGTCGGTTTTAGAAGGACATAGTGATATCGTATTTGATGAAGCCGAAAACCGTTTACACGCACAAAAAGGCTTAATGGTTTGGTTAGATCGTCAAAGATAAAATAAAAAGGAATTTCATATGAAGTATTTAATAGTTGTTTTACTGCTTGTTGCATCTTTATACTCTGCAGAAGTCGTTGCAGTCGGTGAAAAATATAAAAGTTCATCTGATTGTCAAGCTTGTCATAATCATCTTGTAAAACAGTGGAGAGAGTCTTGGCACTCAAATTCTCACTATAAAAAAGATGAGTACTTTAGAGCTTCTGTCGATTATGTAAGTAGAAAGACACATAAAAGTTTAAACGCTATCAAAGTCGAATGTGCGACTTGTCATAACCCTCGTATCTCGGTGACAAGTACGGATACTGATTATGAAATTGCTGCAGTTTTAGGACTCGATAAAAATTCTAAAGTCAATAAAGCAGTACACGATAATACTTTAAACGAAGGTATAAACTGTGTCGTTTGTCATAACATCGATCAGATCCATAGTGAACTGGATGCATCACACAGAGGAATGGACAGAGTCTCTTGGTCAAAAACAGGTCTGATGAGCGGTCCTTTTGATGATGCAAATTCACCGTATCATAAAACAGAATACAGAGAATTTATGGATAAAAATCCAAATCAGCTTTGTTTTGTATGTCATGCCAATGACCATACTGCCAAAGGTGAAGCATTTATCAATATGCAAGCTGAGTATAAAGATTCTACAGAAAAATGTGTCGATTGTCATATGAGCAGTAAAAAAGAGCTTTACGCAGCGACTCTTCCGATAGATCATGGAAAACCTAAAAAGCGTATGATAAGAGAGCATTGGTTTGACGGCGGTCATATAAAACCAATGTGGAAAGATGCTTTAAAAGTGAAAGCAAAAGTCGACGGCGATAATCTAGTGATCACATTAAAAAATGATCTGCCTCATAATATCCCAAGTGGATTCGGTTCACGTGAAATACTTATCGAGATCGAGTATAAAAATAAAGATAAAGATGTCGGGGTAGAGACAGTATCACTGACAAGACACTATTTGAGTAAATACAAAAAACCGACTATTCCTCATATGGCCGAACAAGCTTCAAAGGATGATTCTGTACCGGCTAAAGGTGAGAAAAAGGTGAAAGTAAAATATTATAAAAAAGCGACTATGGCCGTCATAACTGTTTCATACAGATTGGTAAATGATGAGGTTAGAGGAATCCTTGATCTCAAAGAACCGATCTGGAAAGAGAAGATGCCTATAACAAAAGTATCGGTACGTCTTTAGTACGCGATACCTGTAGCTGATCTGACTTTCTCTATTATATCCGCTGCTGCTGCTCTTGCTTTGGCAGCACCTGCATTTAAAATATCTCTTACTTCGTCTTGATGTTTCTCATAGTATTCGCGTTTTTCTCTGTATGGCGCGTAGTATTCCCAGATCACTTCTGAAAGGTAAAGCTTGAAGTGCCCATGGCCTTCTCCGCCCTTTTTGTATCTTTGCTCCAGGGCTATACGCTCTTTGTCTGCTAAAAACAGTTTTGCGATGTTGTAGATGTTACATCCCTCATACTCTTTTGGTTCTTCTAACGCTACGTTTTCGGTTACGATCTTCTTGATCACTTTTTGCTGTTTTTTCTCTTCACCGAAAATGTTTATTGTGTTGCCGTAGCTTTTTGACATCTTTTGACCGTCGATCCCCGGAACAGTAGCGACATTCTCGTCAACTTTATATGTCGGAAGTTTTAAGATATCTCCGTAAGTATTGTTAAACTTGATGGCGATGTCGCGCGCGATCTCGACATGCTGGATCTGATCTTTTCCTACAGGAACGATATCCGGCGAAAACAGGAGTATATCTGCTGCCATTAAAACAGGATATGAAAACAGAGAATGGTTTGTCGCAAAACCGCGGGCTGTCTTGTCTTTGTAACTGTGAGCACGCTCTAAAAGTCCCGTCGGTGTAAATGATGACAGTATCCAGTAAAGTTCTAAAACCTCTTTGACGTCTGACTGTACCCAAAATGTAGATTTGTCAGGGTCGATGCCAAGTGCTAAAAAGTCGGTTGCTGCCTGCATAGTAAGCTGTTTTAGTTTTTCGCCGTCACTTACCGTAGTCATCGCATGGTAGTTAGCGATAAAAGCGAACACTTCATTCTTGTCTTGTTCCTCAATCATAGGTTTTATTGAACCGAAATAGTTCCCGATGTGAAGGTCACCGGAAGGTTGGATACCTGTAAAAACTCTCATAATAATCCTGTATTTATAAAAATGTTTTTGAAATTATATCCAATTCAGTTTCGGTGTGCTATTCTTTAGATGAATAAAGGTAATTACTACCTATATAAAGGATATATTATGAGTGTACAAATTAGAGCAAAAGATATAACATTGACAGATGCAACTAAAGCGCATATAAATGCAGCGATAGATACTTTTCGTAAATATGGCCTTGACACAACAAGTTATAATGTAAATATTCAAAAAGAGAAAAAAGGTGTGAGTGTAGAGTTTGATATACACATAGCTCACGCTCAGCCGGTAGTGATCTCTCAAAGCGATGCAGATCTTGATGTGGCGATAGACCTTGCTATTGAGAGAACGACAAAAGCGCTTCGCCGTCTTCATGATAAAGTAGTTTCTCACAAAGCGACATCTCTAAAAGATGTAGAGGTTGCCGAAGTTTGATAGTTATACTATAATACCGCCAAAACTTTTAGGCGGTATTGTGAAAAAAATTCTTCTTCTTTCTTTCTTTTTTATAAATCTTTGGGCACAGAATGACTACGATTTTCGTGTTGCTTACGGTCGTGCCGATTCAAATGACTTTGGTGAGATAATTAGTTCTCAGATATCTCCTCATCATACAGGTACTCATGTTATGATGCTTGATGCAGGTTATAAACTGGCAGAAAATGTCCTTGACCTTCCTATAGATATTTATGTAAAAGTAGGATTTGCAAAGTTTTTAGAAAACGGCTACCAAAAAGATGTCTATGAAAATACACTCTATTTGAAGGCATATTATAATTTTGATTTTCTGGAAAACCGTGTACGCCTTGGTGCCGCAGAGGGTGGATCGTATACATATGGAATCATATATATTGAAAAAGAGGAAGCTATTGCTAAAAATGGCAAAAACTCACACTTTTTAAATTATCTTGAGTTAAGTCTGGATTTTGATCTTGGTAAACTTGTGAAGTATAAGCCTTTGGAAGACACGTATCTCGGGCTAGTATTAAAACATCGTTCGGGTATATACGGAGTTATCAATAATGTAAAGCATGGCGGTTCAAACTATGAAGCTGTCTATATAGAGAAAAACTTTTAAAAAAGGAAAAATGCAATGTATAGTTGGATAATTTGGTTTCATATAGTTTCATTCGTATCATGGTTCGCAGCTATTTTTTATATGCCTCGTCTATTTGTTTATCATAAAGAGCATGAGGACAATGCAGGCTTCTTAGAAGTCGTAAAGATAATGGAGTACAAGCTGTACAAATACATCGGTGTCCCTGCTATGTGGGCTACGATACTTAGTGGCGCGGCTTTAATATACTTCTCGACAAGCGAGTATGGTGTCAATCTTTTTAAAACAGGCGGATGGCTGCATGCAAAACTGCTTTTTGTTGCGATCTTGATAGCATATTTTGTTTCACTTGATTTTATGCGCAGATCTCTTGCAAACGGTACAAGCAATAAAAGCGGGAAGTTCTTTAGATTCTATAATGAAGTGCCGACTATTTTACTGCTTATAATAGTCGCAATGGTCATAATAAGACCGTTTTAATACTTACATGTAAGGCTTTTATTGCCTTACTATTTTCCCCCGCCGCGCTTTTTCGCTTTGAACAGTACAGGAACACCGCTAAAGTTAAATGCCTCACGAAGTTTATTTGTCAGATATCTTCTATATGTAAAGTGAAGACCTCTTGGTTTATTCATAATAAGAGCGATCCTCGGCGGTC includes the following:
- the raiA gene encoding ribosome-associated translation inhibitor RaiA — protein: MSVQIRAKDITLTDATKAHINAAIDTFRKYGLDTTSYNVNIQKEKKGVSVEFDIHIAHAQPVVISQSDADLDVAIDLAIERTTKALRRLHDKVVSHKATSLKDVEVAEV
- the hemJ gene encoding protoporphyrinogen oxidase HemJ, coding for MYSWIIWFHIVSFVSWFAAIFYMPRLFVYHKEHEDNAGFLEVVKIMEYKLYKYIGVPAMWATILSGAALIYFSTSEYGVNLFKTGGWLHAKLLFVAILIAYFVSLDFMRRSLANGTSNKSGKFFRFYNEVPTILLLIIVAMVIIRPF
- the trpS gene encoding tryptophan--tRNA ligase — encoded protein: MRVFTGIQPSGDLHIGNYFGSIKPMIEEQDKNEVFAFIANYHAMTTVSDGEKLKQLTMQAATDFLALGIDPDKSTFWVQSDVKEVLELYWILSSFTPTGLLERAHSYKDKTARGFATNHSLFSYPVLMAADILLFSPDIVPVGKDQIQHVEIARDIAIKFNNTYGDILKLPTYKVDENVATVPGIDGQKMSKSYGNTINIFGEEKKQQKVIKKIVTENVALEEPKEYEGCNIYNIAKLFLADKERIALEQRYKKGGEGHGHFKLYLSEVIWEYYAPYREKREYYEKHQDEVRDILNAGAAKARAAAADIIEKVRSATGIAY